A window from Anser cygnoides isolate HZ-2024a breed goose chromosome 1, Taihu_goose_T2T_genome, whole genome shotgun sequence encodes these proteins:
- the CPSF6 gene encoding cleavage and polyadenylation specificity factor subunit 6 isoform X1 — translation MADGVDHIDIYADVGEEFNQEAEYGGHDQIDLYDDVISPSANNGDAPEDRDYMDSLPPSVGDDVGKGAAPNVVYTYTGKRIALYIGNLTWWTTDEDLTEAVHSLGVNDILEIKFFENRANGQSKGFALVGVGSEASSKKLMDLLPKRELHGQNPVVTPCNKQFLSQFEMQSRKTTQSGQMSGEGKAGPPGGSSRAAFPPSNRGRGRFPGAIPGGDRFPGPAGPGGPPPPFPAGQTPPRPPLGPPGPPGPPGPPPPGQVLPPPLAGPPNRGDRPPPPVLFPGQPFGQPPLGPLPPGPPPPVPGYGPPPGPPPPQQGPPPPPGPFPPRPPGPLGPPLTLAPPPHLPGPPPGAPPPAPHVNPAFFPPPANSGIPTSDSRGPPPTDPYGRPPPYDRGDYGPPGRRFTGNNMPIREKLHIPFYGRHTKNNTQNSGREMDAARTPLSEAEFEEIMNRNRAISSSAISRAVSDASAGDYGSAIETLVTAISLIKQSKVSADDRCKVLISSLQDCLHGIESKSYGSGSRRRERSRERDHSRSREKSRRHKSRSRDRHDDYYRERSRERERHRDRDRDRDRERDREREYRHR, via the exons gAAGCTGAATATGGTGGACATGATCAGATTGATTTGTACGATGATGTAATTTCTCCGTCTGCAAATAATGGAGATGCCCCAGAAGATCGTGATTATATGGATTCTCTCCCACCATCAGTTGGAGATGACGTAGGTAAAGGAGCTGCACCAAATGTTGTCTATACGTATACTGGAAAGAGAATTGCCTTGTACATTGGAAATCTGACTTGG tggaCAACAGATGAAGACTTAACTGAAGCAGTTCATTCATTGGGGGTAAATGATATTTTGGAGATAAAATTTTTTGAAAATCGTGCTAATGGCCAGTCTAAAGG gttTGCCCTTGTGGGTGTGGGATCAGAAGCATCCTCCAAAAAGCTGATGGACTTGCTGCCTAAAAGAGAATTGCATGGGCAGAATCCAGTTGTAACTCCATGTAATAAACAATTTTTGAGTCAGTTTGAAATGCAGTCAAGGAAAA CCACACAGTCTGGCCAGATGTCAGGGGAAGGTAAAGCTGGGCCTCCAGGAGGAAGCTCGCGAGCAGCATTCCCACCTAGTAACAGAGGGCGAGGCCGTTTTCCTGGTGCCATTCCAGGTGGAGACAGATTCCCTGGaccagcagggccaggagggccaccaccacctttcccag ctGGACAAACTCCCCCACGTCCACCGTTAGGTCCTCCTGGTCCACCAGGCCCACCAGGCCCTCCACCTCCTGGTCAGGTCCTCCCACCTCCTTTAGCTGGACCTCCTAATCGTGGTGACCGTCCACCACCACCAGTTCTGTTTCCAGGACAGCCTTTTGGTCAGCCCCCGCTCGGGCCCCTTCCTCCAGGCCCTCCACCACCAGTTCCAGGCTACGGGCCACCACCAGGTCCGCCACCACCTCAGCAGGGTCCACCTCCACCTCCGGGTCCATTTCCCCCTCGTCCACCTGGGCCTCTTGGGCCGCCCCTGACTCTCGCTCCTCCTCCACATCTCCCTGGGCCACCTCCAGGTGCTCCACCGCCTGCACCACACGTGAATCCAGCTTTCTTCCCCCCACCTGCCAATAGTGGCATACCTACTTCAGACAGCCGTGGCCCACCTCCAACAGATCCGTATGGCCGACCTCCACCGTATGACAGAGGTGACTATGGGCCACCTGGAAG GCGTTTCACTGGAAATAACATGCCCATAAGAGAAAAATTACATATTCCATTCTATGGGAGGCACACGAAAAATAATACTCAAAACTCAGGGAG AGAAATGGATGCTGCAAGGACACCTCTAAGTGAAGCAGAATTTGAAGAAATCATGAATAGAAATAGGGCGATCTCAAGCAGTGCCATTTCAAGAGCTGTATCAGATGCCAGTGCTG GGGACTATGGAAGTGCTATAGAGACCCTGGTAACTGCAATTTCCTTAATTAAACAGTCCAAAGTATCTGCTGATGATCGTTGTAAAGTTCTTATTAGCTCTCTTCAAGACTGCCTTCATGGGATTGAGTCCAAGTCTTATGGTTCTGGATCCAG AAGACGTGAACGATCCAGGGAGAGGGACCACAGTAGGTCACGAGAAAAAAGTAGACGCCACAAATCACGTAGTAGAGATCGCCATGATGACTATTATCGGGAAAGAAGTCGGGAAAGAGAGAGGCATCGTGATCGCGACAGAGATCGCGACAGAGAAcgagacagagagagagagtatCGCCATCGTTAA
- the CPSF6 gene encoding cleavage and polyadenylation specificity factor subunit 6 isoform X2 → MADGVDHIDIYADVGEEFNQEAEYGGHDQIDLYDDVISPSANNGDAPEDRDYMDSLPPSVGDDVGKGAAPNVVYTYTGKRIALYIGNLTWWTTDEDLTEAVHSLGVNDILEIKFFENRANGQSKGFALVGVGSEASSKKLMDLLPKRELHGQNPVVTPCNKQFLSQFEMQSRKTTQSGQMSGEGKAGPPGGSSRAAFPPSNRGRGRFPGAIPGGDRFPGPAGPGGPPPPFPAGQTPPRPPLGPPGPPGPPGPPPPGQVLPPPLAGPPNRGDRPPPPVLFPGQPFGQPPLGPLPPGPPPPVPGYGPPPGPPPPQQGPPPPPGPFPPRPPGPLGPPLTLAPPPHLPGPPPGAPPPAPHVNPAFFPPPANSGIPTSDSRGPPPTDPYGRPPPYDRGDYGPPGRRFTGNNMPIREKLHIPFYGRHTKNNTQNSGREMDAARTPLSEAEFEEIMNRNRAISSSAISRAVSDASAGDYGSAIETLVTAISLIKQSKVSADDRCKVLISSLQDCLHGIESKSYGSGSRRERSRERDHSRSREKSRRHKSRSRDRHDDYYRERSRERERHRDRDRDRDRERDREREYRHR, encoded by the exons gAAGCTGAATATGGTGGACATGATCAGATTGATTTGTACGATGATGTAATTTCTCCGTCTGCAAATAATGGAGATGCCCCAGAAGATCGTGATTATATGGATTCTCTCCCACCATCAGTTGGAGATGACGTAGGTAAAGGAGCTGCACCAAATGTTGTCTATACGTATACTGGAAAGAGAATTGCCTTGTACATTGGAAATCTGACTTGG tggaCAACAGATGAAGACTTAACTGAAGCAGTTCATTCATTGGGGGTAAATGATATTTTGGAGATAAAATTTTTTGAAAATCGTGCTAATGGCCAGTCTAAAGG gttTGCCCTTGTGGGTGTGGGATCAGAAGCATCCTCCAAAAAGCTGATGGACTTGCTGCCTAAAAGAGAATTGCATGGGCAGAATCCAGTTGTAACTCCATGTAATAAACAATTTTTGAGTCAGTTTGAAATGCAGTCAAGGAAAA CCACACAGTCTGGCCAGATGTCAGGGGAAGGTAAAGCTGGGCCTCCAGGAGGAAGCTCGCGAGCAGCATTCCCACCTAGTAACAGAGGGCGAGGCCGTTTTCCTGGTGCCATTCCAGGTGGAGACAGATTCCCTGGaccagcagggccaggagggccaccaccacctttcccag ctGGACAAACTCCCCCACGTCCACCGTTAGGTCCTCCTGGTCCACCAGGCCCACCAGGCCCTCCACCTCCTGGTCAGGTCCTCCCACCTCCTTTAGCTGGACCTCCTAATCGTGGTGACCGTCCACCACCACCAGTTCTGTTTCCAGGACAGCCTTTTGGTCAGCCCCCGCTCGGGCCCCTTCCTCCAGGCCCTCCACCACCAGTTCCAGGCTACGGGCCACCACCAGGTCCGCCACCACCTCAGCAGGGTCCACCTCCACCTCCGGGTCCATTTCCCCCTCGTCCACCTGGGCCTCTTGGGCCGCCCCTGACTCTCGCTCCTCCTCCACATCTCCCTGGGCCACCTCCAGGTGCTCCACCGCCTGCACCACACGTGAATCCAGCTTTCTTCCCCCCACCTGCCAATAGTGGCATACCTACTTCAGACAGCCGTGGCCCACCTCCAACAGATCCGTATGGCCGACCTCCACCGTATGACAGAGGTGACTATGGGCCACCTGGAAG GCGTTTCACTGGAAATAACATGCCCATAAGAGAAAAATTACATATTCCATTCTATGGGAGGCACACGAAAAATAATACTCAAAACTCAGGGAG AGAAATGGATGCTGCAAGGACACCTCTAAGTGAAGCAGAATTTGAAGAAATCATGAATAGAAATAGGGCGATCTCAAGCAGTGCCATTTCAAGAGCTGTATCAGATGCCAGTGCTG GGGACTATGGAAGTGCTATAGAGACCCTGGTAACTGCAATTTCCTTAATTAAACAGTCCAAAGTATCTGCTGATGATCGTTGTAAAGTTCTTATTAGCTCTCTTCAAGACTGCCTTCATGGGATTGAGTCCAAGTCTTATGGTTCTGGATCCAG ACGTGAACGATCCAGGGAGAGGGACCACAGTAGGTCACGAGAAAAAAGTAGACGCCACAAATCACGTAGTAGAGATCGCCATGATGACTATTATCGGGAAAGAAGTCGGGAAAGAGAGAGGCATCGTGATCGCGACAGAGATCGCGACAGAGAAcgagacagagagagagagtatCGCCATCGTTAA
- the CPSF6 gene encoding cleavage and polyadenylation specificity factor subunit 6 isoform X3, giving the protein MADGVDHIDIYADVGEEFNQEAEYGGHDQIDLYDDVISPSANNGDAPEDRDYMDSLPPSVGDDVGKGAAPNVVYTYTGKRIALYIGNLTWWTTDEDLTEAVHSLGVNDILEIKFFENRANGQSKGFALVGVGSEASSKKLMDLLPKRELHGQNPVVTPCNKQFLSQFEMQSRKTTQSGQMSGEGKAGPPGGSSRAAFPPSNRGRGRFPGAIPGGDRFPGPAGPGGPPPPFPAGQTPPRPPLGPPGPPGPPGPPPPGQVLPPPLAGPPNRGDRPPPPVLFPGQPFGQPPLGPLPPGPPPPVPGYGPPPGPPPPQQGPPPPPGPFPPRPPGPLGPPLTLAPPPHLPGPPPGAPPPAPHVNPAFFPPPANSGIPTSDSRGPPPTDPYGRPPPYDRGDYGPPGREMDAARTPLSEAEFEEIMNRNRAISSSAISRAVSDASAGDYGSAIETLVTAISLIKQSKVSADDRCKVLISSLQDCLHGIESKSYGSGSRRRERSRERDHSRSREKSRRHKSRSRDRHDDYYRERSRERERHRDRDRDRDRERDREREYRHR; this is encoded by the exons gAAGCTGAATATGGTGGACATGATCAGATTGATTTGTACGATGATGTAATTTCTCCGTCTGCAAATAATGGAGATGCCCCAGAAGATCGTGATTATATGGATTCTCTCCCACCATCAGTTGGAGATGACGTAGGTAAAGGAGCTGCACCAAATGTTGTCTATACGTATACTGGAAAGAGAATTGCCTTGTACATTGGAAATCTGACTTGG tggaCAACAGATGAAGACTTAACTGAAGCAGTTCATTCATTGGGGGTAAATGATATTTTGGAGATAAAATTTTTTGAAAATCGTGCTAATGGCCAGTCTAAAGG gttTGCCCTTGTGGGTGTGGGATCAGAAGCATCCTCCAAAAAGCTGATGGACTTGCTGCCTAAAAGAGAATTGCATGGGCAGAATCCAGTTGTAACTCCATGTAATAAACAATTTTTGAGTCAGTTTGAAATGCAGTCAAGGAAAA CCACACAGTCTGGCCAGATGTCAGGGGAAGGTAAAGCTGGGCCTCCAGGAGGAAGCTCGCGAGCAGCATTCCCACCTAGTAACAGAGGGCGAGGCCGTTTTCCTGGTGCCATTCCAGGTGGAGACAGATTCCCTGGaccagcagggccaggagggccaccaccacctttcccag ctGGACAAACTCCCCCACGTCCACCGTTAGGTCCTCCTGGTCCACCAGGCCCACCAGGCCCTCCACCTCCTGGTCAGGTCCTCCCACCTCCTTTAGCTGGACCTCCTAATCGTGGTGACCGTCCACCACCACCAGTTCTGTTTCCAGGACAGCCTTTTGGTCAGCCCCCGCTCGGGCCCCTTCCTCCAGGCCCTCCACCACCAGTTCCAGGCTACGGGCCACCACCAGGTCCGCCACCACCTCAGCAGGGTCCACCTCCACCTCCGGGTCCATTTCCCCCTCGTCCACCTGGGCCTCTTGGGCCGCCCCTGACTCTCGCTCCTCCTCCACATCTCCCTGGGCCACCTCCAGGTGCTCCACCGCCTGCACCACACGTGAATCCAGCTTTCTTCCCCCCACCTGCCAATAGTGGCATACCTACTTCAGACAGCCGTGGCCCACCTCCAACAGATCCGTATGGCCGACCTCCACCGTATGACAGAGGTGACTATGGGCCACCTGGAAG AGAAATGGATGCTGCAAGGACACCTCTAAGTGAAGCAGAATTTGAAGAAATCATGAATAGAAATAGGGCGATCTCAAGCAGTGCCATTTCAAGAGCTGTATCAGATGCCAGTGCTG GGGACTATGGAAGTGCTATAGAGACCCTGGTAACTGCAATTTCCTTAATTAAACAGTCCAAAGTATCTGCTGATGATCGTTGTAAAGTTCTTATTAGCTCTCTTCAAGACTGCCTTCATGGGATTGAGTCCAAGTCTTATGGTTCTGGATCCAG AAGACGTGAACGATCCAGGGAGAGGGACCACAGTAGGTCACGAGAAAAAAGTAGACGCCACAAATCACGTAGTAGAGATCGCCATGATGACTATTATCGGGAAAGAAGTCGGGAAAGAGAGAGGCATCGTGATCGCGACAGAGATCGCGACAGAGAAcgagacagagagagagagtatCGCCATCGTTAA
- the CPSF6 gene encoding cleavage and polyadenylation specificity factor subunit 6 isoform X4 encodes MADGVDHIDIYADVGEEFNQEAEYGGHDQIDLYDDVISPSANNGDAPEDRDYMDSLPPSVGDDVGKGAAPNVVYTYTGKRIALYIGNLTWWTTDEDLTEAVHSLGVNDILEIKFFENRANGQSKGFALVGVGSEASSKKLMDLLPKRELHGQNPVVTPCNKQFLSQFEMQSRKTTQSGQMSGEGKAGPPGGSSRAAFPPSNRGRGRFPGAIPGGDRFPGPAGPGGPPPPFPAGQTPPRPPLGPPGPPGPPGPPPPGQVLPPPLAGPPNRGDRPPPPVLFPGQPFGQPPLGPLPPGPPPPVPGYGPPPGPPPPQQGPPPPPGPFPPRPPGPLGPPLTLAPPPHLPGPPPGAPPPAPHVNPAFFPPPANSGIPTSDSRGPPPTDPYGRPPPYDRGDYGPPGREMDAARTPLSEAEFEEIMNRNRAISSSAISRAVSDASAGDYGSAIETLVTAISLIKQSKVSADDRCKVLISSLQDCLHGIESKSYGSGSRRERSRERDHSRSREKSRRHKSRSRDRHDDYYRERSRERERHRDRDRDRDRERDREREYRHR; translated from the exons gAAGCTGAATATGGTGGACATGATCAGATTGATTTGTACGATGATGTAATTTCTCCGTCTGCAAATAATGGAGATGCCCCAGAAGATCGTGATTATATGGATTCTCTCCCACCATCAGTTGGAGATGACGTAGGTAAAGGAGCTGCACCAAATGTTGTCTATACGTATACTGGAAAGAGAATTGCCTTGTACATTGGAAATCTGACTTGG tggaCAACAGATGAAGACTTAACTGAAGCAGTTCATTCATTGGGGGTAAATGATATTTTGGAGATAAAATTTTTTGAAAATCGTGCTAATGGCCAGTCTAAAGG gttTGCCCTTGTGGGTGTGGGATCAGAAGCATCCTCCAAAAAGCTGATGGACTTGCTGCCTAAAAGAGAATTGCATGGGCAGAATCCAGTTGTAACTCCATGTAATAAACAATTTTTGAGTCAGTTTGAAATGCAGTCAAGGAAAA CCACACAGTCTGGCCAGATGTCAGGGGAAGGTAAAGCTGGGCCTCCAGGAGGAAGCTCGCGAGCAGCATTCCCACCTAGTAACAGAGGGCGAGGCCGTTTTCCTGGTGCCATTCCAGGTGGAGACAGATTCCCTGGaccagcagggccaggagggccaccaccacctttcccag ctGGACAAACTCCCCCACGTCCACCGTTAGGTCCTCCTGGTCCACCAGGCCCACCAGGCCCTCCACCTCCTGGTCAGGTCCTCCCACCTCCTTTAGCTGGACCTCCTAATCGTGGTGACCGTCCACCACCACCAGTTCTGTTTCCAGGACAGCCTTTTGGTCAGCCCCCGCTCGGGCCCCTTCCTCCAGGCCCTCCACCACCAGTTCCAGGCTACGGGCCACCACCAGGTCCGCCACCACCTCAGCAGGGTCCACCTCCACCTCCGGGTCCATTTCCCCCTCGTCCACCTGGGCCTCTTGGGCCGCCCCTGACTCTCGCTCCTCCTCCACATCTCCCTGGGCCACCTCCAGGTGCTCCACCGCCTGCACCACACGTGAATCCAGCTTTCTTCCCCCCACCTGCCAATAGTGGCATACCTACTTCAGACAGCCGTGGCCCACCTCCAACAGATCCGTATGGCCGACCTCCACCGTATGACAGAGGTGACTATGGGCCACCTGGAAG AGAAATGGATGCTGCAAGGACACCTCTAAGTGAAGCAGAATTTGAAGAAATCATGAATAGAAATAGGGCGATCTCAAGCAGTGCCATTTCAAGAGCTGTATCAGATGCCAGTGCTG GGGACTATGGAAGTGCTATAGAGACCCTGGTAACTGCAATTTCCTTAATTAAACAGTCCAAAGTATCTGCTGATGATCGTTGTAAAGTTCTTATTAGCTCTCTTCAAGACTGCCTTCATGGGATTGAGTCCAAGTCTTATGGTTCTGGATCCAG ACGTGAACGATCCAGGGAGAGGGACCACAGTAGGTCACGAGAAAAAAGTAGACGCCACAAATCACGTAGTAGAGATCGCCATGATGACTATTATCGGGAAAGAAGTCGGGAAAGAGAGAGGCATCGTGATCGCGACAGAGATCGCGACAGAGAAcgagacagagagagagagtatCGCCATCGTTAA